In one window of Astyanax mexicanus isolate ESR-SI-001 chromosome 18, AstMex3_surface, whole genome shotgun sequence DNA:
- the zgc:114130 gene encoding mRNA decay activator protein ZFP36L1 isoform X1 encodes MPSYALNQFVDVEEALCKQLLGLDFREQPSSLALPTSAVGYKNPGASCTFSSTGTISESRSMTSSNWTQHKEAPLPSRWNKMAFWSERAVSMVEGDTGGLDWASIESSLDKPGTMQSTLSMPTSVSALSAAATASSRYKTELCRTFSERGVCKYGSKCQFAHGHDELRGINRHPKYKTEPCRTFHSIGFCPYGIRCHFVHNNEDDLRQTPPPTRPQPQVSAPTTQRPPLLKQSFSFAGFPSTFQPLEPPLAQSSSFFRTPSFSTALPPAPNLISDLLNLAFPELDTGSCTSPSTDQAWDAQFLPSPDSGCSIGELAPTLTSPSQLPPSLPEGCPPRQSPPCSGVSMGSRSLSLTSLSDHEGGCGSSASSLSGSDSCSVFDGANRRLPIFSQLSVPDDGFSSEGSTGGSSGSPSFFL; translated from the exons ATGCCGTCTTACGCGCTGAACCAGTTCGTGGATGTGGAGGAGGCGCTGTGTAAG CAACTTTTGGGCCTGGACTTCAGAGAGCAGCCAAGCTCCCTGGCACTCCCTACTTCAGCAGTTGGATATAAAAATCCAGGAGCCTCGTGCACGTTTTCCTCAACTGGGACAATCTCTGAGTCCCGGTCAATGACTTCTAGTAACTGGACCCAGCACAAAGAAGCGCCACTGCCATCACGGTGGAACAAGATGGCGTTCTGGTCTGAGAGAGCTGTCAGCATGGTGGAAGGCGACACGGGAGGACTGGACTGGGCGTCCATTGAATCCAGCCTGGACAAACCCGGCACAATGCAGAGCACCCTGTCCATGCCCACATCAGTGTCTGCCCTCTCCGCTGCTGCCACCGCTTCATCCCGCTACAAGACCGAACTGTGTCGCACCTTCTCTGAACGGGGCGTGTGCAAGTACGGCAGCAAATGCCAGTTTGCCCACGGGCACGACGAGCTACGTGGCATCAACAGACACCCCAAATACAAGACGGAGCCGTGCCGCACCTTTCATTCCATCGGCTTCTGTCCGTACGGCATCCGCTGCCACTTTGTGCACAACAACGAGGATGACCTCAGACAGACCCCGCCCCCAACACGACCCCAGCCACAGGTCTCGGCTCCAACCACCCAGCGGCCACCTCTCCTCAAACAGAGCTTTAGCTTTGCAGGCTTTCCGTCTACTTTCCAGCCTTTGGAGCCACCACTCGCCCAGTCGTCCTCATTCTTCCGTACCCCTTCATTTTCCACAGCCCTGCCACCTGCCCCGAACCTCATTTCTGACCTTTTAAACTTGGCATTCCCAGAACTTGACACAGGGTCCTGCACATCGCCCAGCACAGACCAAGCTTGGGATGCTCAGTTCTTGCCTTCACCAGACTCTGGATGCTCCATTGGAGAACTTGCGCCCACCCTGACATCCCCCTCCCAGCTGCCACCCAGCCTGCCAGAGGGGTGTCCTCCAAGGCAGAGCCCTCCTTGCAGCGGTGTCTCCATGGGCTCCagaagcctgtcactcacctctcTTTCGGACCACGAGGGCGGCTGTGGCAGTTCTGCCAGCAGTCTCAGTGGTTCTGATTCCTGCTCTGTGTTTGATGGTGCGAACAGGAGGCTTCCCATCTTCAGCCAGCTCTCTGTGCCCGATGATGGCTTCTCCAGCGAGGGCAGCACTGGTGGCAGCAGTGGAAGCCCCAGCTTCTTCCTGTAG
- the zgc:114130 gene encoding mRNA decay activator protein ZFP36L1 isoform X2 — protein MTSSNWTQHKEAPLPSRWNKMAFWSERAVSMVEGDTGGLDWASIESSLDKPGTMQSTLSMPTSVSALSAAATASSRYKTELCRTFSERGVCKYGSKCQFAHGHDELRGINRHPKYKTEPCRTFHSIGFCPYGIRCHFVHNNEDDLRQTPPPTRPQPQVSAPTTQRPPLLKQSFSFAGFPSTFQPLEPPLAQSSSFFRTPSFSTALPPAPNLISDLLNLAFPELDTGSCTSPSTDQAWDAQFLPSPDSGCSIGELAPTLTSPSQLPPSLPEGCPPRQSPPCSGVSMGSRSLSLTSLSDHEGGCGSSASSLSGSDSCSVFDGANRRLPIFSQLSVPDDGFSSEGSTGGSSGSPSFFL, from the coding sequence ATGACTTCTAGTAACTGGACCCAGCACAAAGAAGCGCCACTGCCATCACGGTGGAACAAGATGGCGTTCTGGTCTGAGAGAGCTGTCAGCATGGTGGAAGGCGACACGGGAGGACTGGACTGGGCGTCCATTGAATCCAGCCTGGACAAACCCGGCACAATGCAGAGCACCCTGTCCATGCCCACATCAGTGTCTGCCCTCTCCGCTGCTGCCACCGCTTCATCCCGCTACAAGACCGAACTGTGTCGCACCTTCTCTGAACGGGGCGTGTGCAAGTACGGCAGCAAATGCCAGTTTGCCCACGGGCACGACGAGCTACGTGGCATCAACAGACACCCCAAATACAAGACGGAGCCGTGCCGCACCTTTCATTCCATCGGCTTCTGTCCGTACGGCATCCGCTGCCACTTTGTGCACAACAACGAGGATGACCTCAGACAGACCCCGCCCCCAACACGACCCCAGCCACAGGTCTCGGCTCCAACCACCCAGCGGCCACCTCTCCTCAAACAGAGCTTTAGCTTTGCAGGCTTTCCGTCTACTTTCCAGCCTTTGGAGCCACCACTCGCCCAGTCGTCCTCATTCTTCCGTACCCCTTCATTTTCCACAGCCCTGCCACCTGCCCCGAACCTCATTTCTGACCTTTTAAACTTGGCATTCCCAGAACTTGACACAGGGTCCTGCACATCGCCCAGCACAGACCAAGCTTGGGATGCTCAGTTCTTGCCTTCACCAGACTCTGGATGCTCCATTGGAGAACTTGCGCCCACCCTGACATCCCCCTCCCAGCTGCCACCCAGCCTGCCAGAGGGGTGTCCTCCAAGGCAGAGCCCTCCTTGCAGCGGTGTCTCCATGGGCTCCagaagcctgtcactcacctctcTTTCGGACCACGAGGGCGGCTGTGGCAGTTCTGCCAGCAGTCTCAGTGGTTCTGATTCCTGCTCTGTGTTTGATGGTGCGAACAGGAGGCTTCCCATCTTCAGCCAGCTCTCTGTGCCCGATGATGGCTTCTCCAGCGAGGGCAGCACTGGTGGCAGCAGTGGAAGCCCCAGCTTCTTCCTGTAG